A single genomic interval of Musa acuminata AAA Group cultivar baxijiao chromosome BXJ3-4, Cavendish_Baxijiao_AAA, whole genome shotgun sequence harbors:
- the LOC103974455 gene encoding uncharacterized protein LOC103974455 — MWQPLQVIKDFSGCLGVLLSLILAEQSILLKTYGDGECVQIGDIDVRSNIAESKEQASTKLSSMDALYDLSHSSGAIGMEAIVEDTNLATACSGSNILSSELNDTQQPLLIAKDFAASKSTDDGLQVSLSDDDLQAFPDNRQEVEMAMLSGLESLDEFSFQHNSTTDVRQVGKFQPRNKSQPIKGTAKSVSFILPDASITGPPPMGSFSEITNPSSVQAKIDIPVDNPLHSSIITSDCNEGVQIDHREVGEENREEIRLPKGLEDIHTESQSQIVQKLKQRIHEGRPTSENDEDDDAHKPCRKLRKRIAKCSTDQIEVGSNDERDIDNFNVSQMDNSQSDDCHRDEDMPRPKRTKRKSKRQTNEIEKPTRKRKKAFEKPDSVVENSPKKKFPHATRRRRRQVNKVLLQTPEDEIDPRQISIRDLIMLAEAKERIASKEAAATSKLFSGQSTSSLSNNEDILFGEDQELNHSGEEANQNVQSTPKRLNYHSYMNRPQTSRWSKAETKLFYEAIHQFGTDFAMIQQLFPNRTRHQVKLKFKIEERKHPSQVHDALLRPSKDRTHVMQVIKQLQIRAKPTSNGETDGDQVNPLQDGVGKKEEETSGVQSDQEQQSDCEDEVEGPEELDDSKGEANSPSNFDEHQGLFEWDGATSPQDTEKDTRWEM; from the exons ATGTGGCAACCTTTGCAGGTTATAAAAGATTTCTCAGGATGTCTTGGTGTACTATTGAGTCTGATCCTG GCTGAACAATCAATCCTTTTAAAGACCTATGGAGATGGAGAATGTGTACAAATTGGTGATATTGACGTGCGATCCAATATTGCAGAGTCAAAGGAACAG GCATCAACAAAGCTTTCCAGCATGGACGCTCTTTACGACTTGTCTCATTCTAGTGGAGCCATTG GTATGGAGGCAATTGTTGAGGACACAAACCTTGCAACTGCTTGCTCTGGATCAAATATTTTGTCATCCGAATTGAATGATACCCAACAACCTCTTCTTATAGCAAAAGATTTCGCAGCCTCAAAATCCACTGATGATGGACTTCAAGTCTCATTATCGGATGATGATTTGCAAGCTTTTCCAGATAATCGACAGGAAGTG GAGATGGCAATGCTTTCTGGCCTTGAATCActtgatgaattttcttttcagCACAATAGCACCACTG ATGTCAGACAAGTAGGCAAGTTCCAACCTAGAAACAAGTCACAACCAATAAAGGGAACTGCTAAATCTGTTTCTTTTATTCTTCCTGATGCTTCCATTACTGGTCCTCCTCCCATGGGATCCTTTTCTGAGATAACGAACCCTTCTTCTGTACAAGCGAAGATCGATATACCTGTGGACAATCCTTTGCATTCATCAATCATAACCTCAGACTGCAATGAAGGTGTTCAAATAGATCACCGAGAGGTGGGAGAAGAG AATAGAGAAGAAATCAGACTTCCAAAGGGTTTGGAGGATATTCATACCGAGTCCCAATCCCAAATTGTTCAAAAACTTAAGCAGCGGATCCATGAAGGAAGGCCTACTTCAGaaaatgatgaagatgatgatgctcATAAACCATGTAGGAAACTGAGAAAGAGGATAGCCAAGTGCAGTACTGACCAAATTGAAGTTGGAAGCAATGATGAACGTGATATTGACAACTTTAATGTCTCTCAGATGGATAACAGCCAAAGTGATGATTGTCATAGGGATGAAGATATGCCTAGGCCAAAGAGGACCAAGAGAAAGTCAAAGAGGCAGACAAATGAAATCGAAAAACCCACTCGGAAGCGTAAGAAAGCCTTTGAAAAACCTGATTCTGTTGTAGagaattcacctaaaaagaagttTCCTCATGCCACAAGGCGAAGGAGAAGGCAAG TGAACAAAGTTTTACTGCAAACACCTGAAGATGAGATTGACCCGAGACAGATTAGCATAAGAGACCTAATAATGCTTGCAGAAGCTAAGGAGCGTATAGCA AGTAAAGAAGCGGCGGCAACGAGTAAATTATTCTCAGGTCAGAG TACTAGTTCTTTGTCCAATAACGAGGACATTCTTTTTGGAGAGGATCAAGAACTGAATCATTCAGGTGAAGAAGCAAATCAGAATGTGCAATCAACTCCCAAGAGATTGAATTACCATTCTTACATGAACCGGCCACAAACTAGTAGATGGTCAAAAGCAGAAACAAAGTTGTTCTACGAG GCTATTCACCAATTTGGAACAGATTTTGCAATGATACAGCAGCTGTTCCCTAATCGCACACGCCATCAAGTGAAACTAAAATTCAAAATTGAAGAACGCAAACATCCTTCGCAAGTCCATGATGCTTTACTTCGTCCTTCCAAAG ATCGTACACACGTTATGCAAGTAATTAAGCAGCTCCAAATTAGGGCAAAGCCAACTTCCAACGGAGAGACAGATGGTGATCAGGTGAATCCATTGCAGGATGGCGTTGGTAAAAAGGAG GAAGAAACAAGCGGAGTCCAGAGTGACCAAGAGCAGCAGAGTGATTGTGAAGATGAAGTTGAGGGCCCTGAGGAGTTGGATGATTCGAAAGGTGAAGCCAATAGTCCCTCGAATTTTGATGAGCATCAGGGTCTGTTCGAGTGGGATGGTGCTACTTCCCCTCAAGACACAGAAAAAGACACTCGCTGGGAGATGTGA
- the LOC135635700 gene encoding uncharacterized protein LOC135635700: protein MFDELDPSDDIFHHPASSPDRKLGKFLPKARAKPVKDTSAAPQTSDATLYAPPLEPVAPDADSNLEMEHPYLQPCVSNSYSVACDHHSVQESVGQLKSTLAEPVESEGKYVENFQQNQGNIDQDADMCFSLDFPNGRLKTTGPVDSFRPKANSQHDDKELGVEESFCASSLCSGCNQTGATHSEINAVQQPFQAEQSILLKTYGDGECVQIGDIDVRSNIVESKEQASCLSMSEM, encoded by the exons ATGTTTGATGAATTAGATCCTTCCGATGACATTTTTCATCACCCAGCTTCTTCCCCAG ACCGAAAATTGGGCAAATTCCTACCTAAAGCTCGTGCAAAACCTGTTAAGGATACCTCCGCAGCCCCCCAAACTTCTGATGCAACCCTGTATGCTCCTCCTCTCGAGCCTGTGGCTCCGGATGCTGATTCAAACCTTGAGATGGAGCACCCCTATCTCCAACCTTGTGTTTCCAATTCCTATAGTGTGGCCTGTGACCACCATTCCGTGCAAGAATCTGTTGGGCAACTGAAGTCCACACTTGCAGAACCCGTAGAATCTGAAGGTAAATATGTAGAGAATTTCCAACAAAATCAAGGAAACATAGATCAG GATGCAGATATGTGCTTTAGCTTGGATTTTCCTAATGGTCGCTTGAAGACGACTG GACCTGTTGATAGCTTTAGGCCAAAAGCTAATTCACAACATGATGACAAAGAACTTGGAGTCGAGGAATCATTCTGTGCCTCATCCCTATGCTCTGGCTGCAACCAAACAGGGGCTACTCACTCTGAAATAAATGCAGTTCAACAACCATTTCAGGCTGAACAATCAATCCTTTTAAAGACCTATGGAGATGGAGAATGTGTGCAAATTGGTGATATTGACGTGCGATCCAATATTGTAGAGTCAAAGGAACAAGCAAGTTGCCTTTCAATGTCTGAGATGTAA
- the LOC135635282 gene encoding transcription factor bHLH110-like isoform X1 yields MMGSSHLDHFHQEELHGFASLATVPAFHYLACSREWNQNQLLNLGDFISNANGTLNHEISSHSSPMIQDMGCHWACNDQEGFVNQLPAYQLNLAKAKEELTDNSFRKLNGFFKDHSVQDHQPHEKLFMRALASDCQMDGLRPLPGNLPENSSFDSYEGGHVALPTANFSQSCPLRPGMMDDVHALDLSASAGLGGGVSFCQPSLAGMALLGGEDASSGLDHLQESIQGPFYLHHKMPSLVSGGTEARRCNSSWEHKSCQAAPGNPRFQQQRSSCSPFKVRKEKLGDRIAALQQLVAPFGKTDTASVLMEAIGYIKFLLDQVEKLSVPYMRSSGSKKRSRTTQEASNEEAKRDLRSRGLCLVPLACTSYMTTTEQGVWSAATYGGSD; encoded by the exons ATGATGGGTTCTTCACATCTGGATCACTTCCACCAAGAAGAGCTTCATGGCTTCGCCTCTTTAGCCACGGTTCCAGCTTTCCATTATCTTGCCTGCAGCCGTGAGTGGAACCAAAACCAGCTACT TAACTTGGGTGACTTCATTTCAAACGCCAATGGAACTCTAAATCATGAAATCTCTTCCCATAGCTCACCGATGATTCAAGACATGGGGTGTCACTGGGCTTGCAATGACCAAGAGGGCTTCGTGAACCAGCTGCCTGCCTATCAACTTAACCTAGCGAAGGCCAAAGAGGAGTTGACAGACAACTCTTTCCGGAAGCTCAATGGGTTCTTTAAGGATCACTCGGTTCAAGACCACCAACCACACGAAAAGCTCTTCATGAGGGCATTAGCGTCAGATTGTCAGATGGATGGCCTTCGGCCGCTGCCGGGAAACTTGCCAGAAAACTCGAGCTTCGATAGTTATGAAGGTGGCCACGTGGCTCTTCCGACTGCTAATTTTTCGCAGTCCTGTCCGCTTCGGCCAGGCATGATGGATGATGTTCATGCATTGGATCTCTCGGCTTCAGCTGGATTAGGAGGAGGGGTAAGCTTTTGCCAACCGTCGCTGGCTGGAATGGCTTTGCTAGGAGGAGAGGATGCGTCTTCCGGGCTCGACCATCTACAAGAATCGATTCAAGGACCATTTTACCTCCATCATAAA ATGCCATCTCTGGTCAGCGGAGGAACAGAAGCGAGGAGATGCAACAGCAGTTGGGAGCACAAATCATGTCAAGCAGCACCCGGAAACCCTCGGTTCCAGCAGCAGCGCTCTTCCTGCTCTCCGTTCAAG GTGAGGAAGGAGAAGCTGGGGGATAGGATTGCAGCACTGCAGCAGCTGGTGGCACCATTCGGCAAG ACTGACACGGCTTCAGTGCTCATGGAGGCCATCGGATACATTAAATTCCTATTGGACCAGGTCGAG AAGCTAAGTGTGCCGTACATGAGGTCATCCGGCAGCAAAAAAAGATCAAGGACAACGCAAGAG GCATCGAATGAAGAGGCAAAGCGAGATCTGAGGAGTCGAGGGCTTTGCCTGGTGCCCTTGGCCTGCACATCATACATGACAACAACGGAGCAAGGAGTTTGGTCGGCAGCCACATATGGGGGAAGTGATTGA
- the LOC135635282 gene encoding transcription factor bHLH110-like isoform X2 translates to MMGSSHLDHFHQEELHGFASLATVPAFHYLACSREWNQNQLLSPMIQDMGCHWACNDQEGFVNQLPAYQLNLAKAKEELTDNSFRKLNGFFKDHSVQDHQPHEKLFMRALASDCQMDGLRPLPGNLPENSSFDSYEGGHVALPTANFSQSCPLRPGMMDDVHALDLSASAGLGGGVSFCQPSLAGMALLGGEDASSGLDHLQESIQGPFYLHHKMPSLVSGGTEARRCNSSWEHKSCQAAPGNPRFQQQRSSCSPFKVRKEKLGDRIAALQQLVAPFGKTDTASVLMEAIGYIKFLLDQVEKLSVPYMRSSGSKKRSRTTQEASNEEAKRDLRSRGLCLVPLACTSYMTTTEQGVWSAATYGGSD, encoded by the exons ATGATGGGTTCTTCACATCTGGATCACTTCCACCAAGAAGAGCTTCATGGCTTCGCCTCTTTAGCCACGGTTCCAGCTTTCCATTATCTTGCCTGCAGCCGTGAGTGGAACCAAAACCAGCTACT CTCACCGATGATTCAAGACATGGGGTGTCACTGGGCTTGCAATGACCAAGAGGGCTTCGTGAACCAGCTGCCTGCCTATCAACTTAACCTAGCGAAGGCCAAAGAGGAGTTGACAGACAACTCTTTCCGGAAGCTCAATGGGTTCTTTAAGGATCACTCGGTTCAAGACCACCAACCACACGAAAAGCTCTTCATGAGGGCATTAGCGTCAGATTGTCAGATGGATGGCCTTCGGCCGCTGCCGGGAAACTTGCCAGAAAACTCGAGCTTCGATAGTTATGAAGGTGGCCACGTGGCTCTTCCGACTGCTAATTTTTCGCAGTCCTGTCCGCTTCGGCCAGGCATGATGGATGATGTTCATGCATTGGATCTCTCGGCTTCAGCTGGATTAGGAGGAGGGGTAAGCTTTTGCCAACCGTCGCTGGCTGGAATGGCTTTGCTAGGAGGAGAGGATGCGTCTTCCGGGCTCGACCATCTACAAGAATCGATTCAAGGACCATTTTACCTCCATCATAAA ATGCCATCTCTGGTCAGCGGAGGAACAGAAGCGAGGAGATGCAACAGCAGTTGGGAGCACAAATCATGTCAAGCAGCACCCGGAAACCCTCGGTTCCAGCAGCAGCGCTCTTCCTGCTCTCCGTTCAAG GTGAGGAAGGAGAAGCTGGGGGATAGGATTGCAGCACTGCAGCAGCTGGTGGCACCATTCGGCAAG ACTGACACGGCTTCAGTGCTCATGGAGGCCATCGGATACATTAAATTCCTATTGGACCAGGTCGAG AAGCTAAGTGTGCCGTACATGAGGTCATCCGGCAGCAAAAAAAGATCAAGGACAACGCAAGAG GCATCGAATGAAGAGGCAAAGCGAGATCTGAGGAGTCGAGGGCTTTGCCTGGTGCCCTTGGCCTGCACATCATACATGACAACAACGGAGCAAGGAGTTTGGTCGGCAGCCACATATGGGGGAAGTGATTGA
- the LOC103980471 gene encoding E3 ubiquitin-protein ligase At3g02290, protein MGAFCCCLCPEDFEEHAYSSNSIYRHCICLRYFFHRLLDGYGATFQRLDGRSVPSQIQITTPSSLSTATGNAPDNSACETYHVVPLPQPYDADPRYSRLQREGLVSRREKSMNHTQEELHTLRRNGSSSAVETLGAIKKRNIAESEEGFKLTHPESEKYLSAKACDTSFVITTSEDEDVCPTCLEEYTPENPKIVANCSHHFHLSCIYEWMERSDTCPVCGKEMEFCESP, encoded by the exons ATGGGTGCATTCTGTTGCTGTCTATGTCCAGAGGACTTTGAAGAACATGCCTACTCAAGCAATTCCATATATCGGCACTGCATATGCTTAAGATATTTCTTTCATCGGCTCCTGGATGGG TATGGTGCAACATTTCAAAGACTTGATGGACGCTCGGTACCATCCCAGATTCAGATAACAACTCCATCGTCGTTGTCGACAGCAACTGGAAATGCTCCTGATAATTCAGCATGTGAGACTTACCACGTTGTGCCTTTACCTCAACCATATGATGCAGATCCTAGGTATTCCCGCTTACAGCGTGAAGGATTGGTCTCAAGACGTGAGAAGTCTATGAACCACACACAAGAAGAGCTGCACACTCTTAGAAGAAATGGTAGCAGTTCTGCTGTCGAAACCTTGGGTGCCATTAAAAAGCGAAACATTGCAGAATCTGAAGAAGGATTTAAACTTACCCATCCTGAATCTGAGAAATATCTGTCTGCAAAAGCATGTGATACAAGTTTTGTTATTACAACCTCAGAAGATGAAGATGTCTGCCCTACATGTCTGGAGG AGTATACTCCAGAAAATCCAAAAATTGTGGCAAATTGTTCTCATCATTTTCATCTGAGCTGTATATATGAATGGATGGAAAGAAGTGACACTTGTCCAGTATGTGGCAAG GAGATGGAATTTTGTGAGAGCCCGTGA